Proteins from a single region of Pseudopedobacter saltans DSM 12145:
- the ypfJ gene encoding KPN_02809 family neutral zinc metallopeptidase, which yields MKWQGRRQSDNFENRGRGKGIAIGGIGTVVIIILGLLFGKDPGQLLSTLQDQSGGSQTENSNGPQSEAEAFTRVVQADTEDVWNKIFRDHGKKYIEPTLVTFEGSVQSACGSANSAVGPFYCPGDNRVYIDLSFYDELKNRFNAGGDFAMAYVIAHEVGHHVQNLLGTNGVLQEARGRVSEAEYNRLSVMLELQADFYAGVWAHYQESNNLLDDGDIEEALNAAHAIGDDKLQKQAQGYVVPDAFTHGTSAQRMKWFKKGYQTGDISQGDTFNTKDL from the coding sequence ATGAAATGGCAAGGACGCAGACAAAGTGATAATTTTGAAAACAGGGGTCGGGGAAAAGGCATTGCAATTGGCGGTATCGGAACGGTAGTGATTATTATTCTGGGACTTTTGTTTGGCAAGGATCCTGGTCAGTTATTAAGTACGTTGCAAGACCAGTCTGGAGGGAGTCAAACAGAAAATTCAAATGGACCTCAAAGCGAAGCAGAAGCGTTTACACGTGTGGTGCAGGCTGATACTGAAGATGTCTGGAATAAAATATTCAGAGATCACGGAAAGAAATATATAGAGCCCACCTTAGTTACTTTTGAAGGCAGTGTTCAATCTGCTTGTGGTTCAGCCAATTCTGCCGTAGGTCCTTTTTATTGTCCGGGCGATAATAGAGTATATATAGATTTATCTTTTTACGATGAGCTTAAAAATAGATTTAATGCTGGTGGCGACTTTGCTATGGCCTACGTAATTGCTCATGAGGTTGGCCACCATGTGCAAAATTTATTAGGTACAAACGGGGTTTTACAAGAAGCCAGAGGTCGGGTAAGCGAAGCTGAATATAACAGGCTTTCTGTTATGTTAGAATTACAGGCCGATTTTTATGCCGGGGTTTGGGCTCATTATCAGGAATCAAATAATTTACTGGACGATGGTGATATTGAAGAGGCTTTAAATGCAGCGCATGCTATTGGTGATGATAAATTACAGAAGCAAGCTCAGGGCTATGTTGTACCCGATGCATTTACGCATGGTACCTCTGCACAGCGAATGAAGTGGTTTAAAAAGGGATATCAAACCGGAGATATCAGTCAGGGGGATACGTTTAACACCAAAGATTTATAG
- a CDS encoding sugar MFS transporter, which translates to MVNQNSKQSTIGPMVIIGALFFIFGFVTWLNSLLIPYLRIACQLTEVQSYFVTFAFYIAYLVMAPVSTWVLNRFGFKKGMSISLGIMALGALLFIPAAFSRTYLLFLLGLFIMGGGLAILQTASNPYITIIGPVETAAKRISIMGICNKFAGAAAPIILGMFLNLSEADKVTKQIDSMSASEYTAALDQIALQVVNPYIGIVIVLILLSLWISRANLPEVQGDEEETSNHHTISEDKKSVWDFPHVILGFITLFCYVGVEVLAGDTIIAYGVSQGISLDDAKFFTGFTMVAMVVGYIIGIITIPKYLAQDRALKFCAILGIIFTAGIVFTTGITSLLFVALLGLANSLIWPAIWPLALKGVGKFTSAASGLLVMGIAGGAVIPLLYGQIAHVVGSHSAYWIALPCYLMILYYSGTGHRVGLKK; encoded by the coding sequence ATGGTGAATCAAAATTCAAAACAATCAACAATAGGCCCTATGGTTATCATAGGTGCCCTATTCTTTATTTTCGGTTTTGTAACCTGGCTAAACTCTCTACTTATTCCTTATTTGAGAATAGCTTGTCAGCTTACCGAAGTGCAATCCTATTTTGTAACATTCGCATTTTATATTGCCTATCTTGTAATGGCTCCGGTGTCTACCTGGGTTCTAAACAGATTTGGCTTTAAGAAAGGGATGTCCATTTCTTTAGGAATTATGGCTTTGGGTGCATTGCTGTTTATTCCAGCTGCATTTTCCAGAACCTATCTCCTGTTTTTACTGGGATTGTTTATTATGGGAGGAGGATTAGCTATCTTACAAACAGCATCAAATCCATATATTACTATAATCGGTCCTGTTGAGACAGCTGCTAAGCGGATTAGTATCATGGGGATATGTAATAAGTTTGCTGGTGCGGCAGCTCCAATTATTTTAGGGATGTTCCTTAATTTAAGTGAAGCGGATAAAGTTACCAAGCAAATTGATTCTATGTCTGCTTCGGAATACACTGCGGCATTAGACCAAATTGCGTTACAGGTAGTTAATCCATATATAGGAATTGTAATTGTTTTGATTTTGTTGTCGCTCTGGATTTCGAGAGCAAACCTACCTGAAGTGCAAGGAGACGAGGAAGAAACCAGCAATCACCACACAATTTCCGAAGACAAGAAAAGTGTTTGGGATTTCCCGCATGTTATTTTAGGTTTTATTACTTTATTCTGTTACGTTGGTGTTGAAGTACTTGCCGGGGATACTATTATCGCGTATGGAGTTTCGCAGGGAATTTCCCTTGACGATGCCAAGTTCTTTACCGGGTTTACTATGGTAGCAATGGTTGTTGGTTATATTATCGGTATAATCACAATTCCAAAGTATCTGGCTCAAGACAGAGCTCTAAAATTCTGTGCTATTCTGGGTATTATATTTACCGCAGGGATTGTGTTTACTACAGGAATAACTTCTTTGCTTTTTGTAGCTTTATTAGGACTTGCTAATTCGCTTATATGGCCTGCAATTTGGCCACTTGCTTTAAAAGGTGTAGGAAAGTTTACAAGTGCTGCATCAGGATTATTGGTAATGGGAATTGCCGGAGGTGCTGTTATTCCTCTACTTTACGGACAAATTGCTCATGTAGTAGGCTCTCATAGTGCTTATTGGATAGCATTACCTTGTTATTTAATGATTTTATATTATTCAGGTACTGGTCACAGAGTGGGATTAAAAAAATAA
- the nagB gene encoding glucosamine-6-phosphate deaminase, giving the protein MKSTRLNLLEETRFEKVAVSVYEDQFVASKAVAGRIAEIIKNKQRNGETTVLGLATGATPVNVYKELIRLHKEEGLSFKDVVTFNLDEYFPMKPDAEQSYVTFMNEKLFNHIDIDPKNINIPDGTLNEEDVARYCMEYEAKINSYGGLDYQILGIGRTGHIGFNEPGSAPNSGTRMVTLNDLTRRDASKDFGGKENVPTKAITMGVGTIFKAREIVLMAWNEKKASIVKKAVEGEISSDVPATYLQLSSNVEFVLDTEAASQLTRFDTPWLVQDCDWTPQLIKKAVVWLAKTLNKPILKLTEDDYNNNGMAQLATEKGPVYNINIDIFNKIQHTITGWPGGKPNADDSQRPERANPAKKNVIIFSPHPDDDVISMGGTFIRLADQGHNVHVAYQTSGNTAVWDEDVLRFMEFASDCSKSLGLDSSKLENLYNETRTIFETKKPNQVDTEEVRTIKGLIRKGEAIAGARFAGLPDEKIHFQNLPFYDRSKFSKTVSFEDDINQTVELLRQVKPHQVFAAGDFADPHGTHKVCFDIIYQALKRIKAEGDEWINDCWLWLYRGAWHEFEIHEIEMAVPLSPQEVKRKRLAIFKHQSQKDLPVFPGDDAREFWVRAEERTSETARAYDALGLANYEAIEAFIRWKF; this is encoded by the coding sequence ATGAAAAGTACACGTCTGAATCTTTTAGAGGAGACGCGTTTTGAGAAAGTAGCAGTTAGCGTTTATGAGGACCAATTTGTAGCTTCTAAAGCGGTAGCGGGACGTATTGCTGAAATAATTAAAAATAAGCAAAGAAACGGAGAAACAACCGTTTTAGGTTTAGCTACAGGTGCAACTCCGGTAAATGTATATAAGGAGTTAATTCGTTTACATAAAGAAGAAGGTTTATCCTTTAAAGATGTAGTAACGTTCAATCTGGATGAATACTTCCCTATGAAACCAGACGCCGAACAAAGTTATGTAACCTTCATGAACGAAAAACTTTTCAATCACATTGATATTGACCCTAAAAACATCAATATCCCTGATGGAACTTTAAATGAGGAAGATGTAGCCAGGTATTGTATGGAATATGAGGCAAAAATCAACTCTTATGGAGGTTTGGACTATCAAATACTGGGGATTGGTAGAACAGGCCATATCGGTTTTAACGAGCCGGGATCTGCTCCTAACTCGGGAACGAGAATGGTTACCTTAAATGACCTGACCAGAAGAGATGCTTCTAAAGACTTTGGTGGTAAAGAGAATGTACCCACTAAAGCGATAACCATGGGTGTTGGTACTATCTTTAAAGCCAGAGAAATTGTTTTGATGGCATGGAATGAGAAAAAAGCCAGCATTGTAAAAAAAGCCGTTGAAGGCGAAATTTCTTCAGACGTACCGGCTACTTATTTACAGCTATCCAGCAATGTAGAGTTTGTTTTAGATACAGAAGCTGCTTCGCAGTTAACCCGTTTTGACACACCTTGGCTGGTTCAGGACTGTGACTGGACTCCACAATTAATCAAGAAAGCTGTTGTATGGTTAGCTAAGACGTTAAATAAACCAATTCTGAAACTTACCGAAGACGATTATAACAATAACGGTATGGCTCAGCTGGCAACAGAAAAAGGCCCTGTTTACAATATCAATATAGATATCTTTAATAAGATACAACATACAATTACCGGATGGCCAGGTGGCAAACCTAATGCCGATGATTCGCAAAGACCGGAAAGGGCAAATCCTGCTAAGAAAAATGTGATTATCTTCTCTCCTCACCCTGATGACGATGTAATTTCTATGGGTGGTACATTTATTCGTCTGGCCGATCAGGGACATAATGTTCACGTAGCTTACCAGACTTCTGGCAATACCGCTGTATGGGACGAAGATGTATTGAGGTTTATGGAATTCGCATCGGATTGTTCTAAATCTTTGGGTTTGGATTCTTCTAAATTGGAAAATCTTTATAACGAGACAAGAACTATCTTTGAAACCAAGAAGCCGAACCAGGTAGATACAGAAGAAGTTAGAACAATAAAAGGTCTTATCCGTAAAGGGGAAGCCATTGCAGGGGCTCGTTTCGCAGGCTTACCAGATGAGAAAATTCATTTCCAAAACCTTCCTTTCTATGACAGGTCTAAATTTTCTAAAACTGTATCTTTCGAAGATGACATCAATCAAACAGTTGAACTGCTTCGTCAGGTAAAACCTCATCAGGTTTTTGCTGCAGGAGATTTTGCTGATCCACATGGGACCCATAAAGTTTGTTTCGATATCATATATCAGGCTTTAAAACGTATTAAGGCAGAAGGTGATGAATGGATTAATGATTGTTGGTTATGGTTATACAGAGGCGCATGGCATGAATTTGAAATTCATGAAATAGAAATGGCTGTTCCTTTATCTCCACAAGAGGTAAAAAGAAAACGTTTAGCTATATTTAAGCACCAATCTCAGAAAGATCTTCCTGTATTCCCTGGTGATGATGCCAGAGAGTTCTGGGTAAGAGCTGAAGAAAGGACTAGTGAAACAGCCCGAGCTTATGACGCTTTAGGTTTGGCTAATTACGAAGCTATTGAAGCTTTTATTAGATGGAAATTCTAA
- a CDS encoding acyltransferase family protein, producing the protein MANANSIPKPRYLSLDVLRGATVAFMIIVNTPGSWSYVYAPLKHAPWHGFTVTDLVFPTFLFVVGNAMSFGMGKLKEQGNSAFLKKVFSRTLKIFLIGLFLNMFPFVKWVDDVLVMKDFTEIRIWGVLQRIAVCYCIASLLVYYFRSKTILLISAAMLLGYWGVMSWFGDYTLEGNAATKLDNFLMNAKNLYKGYGIPFDPEGVLSTIPAVVNVILGYFAGLFIQKKGNNKSTAFNLIGTGVILLLAASAWNLVFPINKPIWTSSYVLYTVGWDLILLAALILIIEVWHIKKWTYFFEVFGKNPLFIYALSGIFVKLMHTIYIGGENIHKLIFDGFFMNLLNPLNASLGFAISYMLFLWLIGLYMDKKKIYVKV; encoded by the coding sequence ATGGCAAATGCAAATTCAATACCTAAACCTCGCTATCTATCTCTTGACGTTTTAAGAGGAGCGACAGTTGCTTTTATGATTATAGTAAATACACCAGGAAGCTGGAGTTATGTTTACGCGCCATTAAAACACGCGCCCTGGCATGGCTTTACTGTAACAGATCTCGTTTTTCCTACTTTCTTGTTTGTAGTGGGGAATGCCATGAGCTTTGGAATGGGAAAATTAAAAGAGCAGGGGAATAGCGCTTTCTTAAAGAAAGTCTTTAGCAGAACATTAAAGATATTTTTAATCGGGCTATTTCTTAATATGTTCCCTTTCGTAAAATGGGTAGATGATGTTTTAGTTATGAAGGATTTTACTGAAATCCGGATTTGGGGCGTATTGCAGCGTATTGCTGTTTGTTATTGTATAGCCAGTCTGTTGGTTTATTATTTCAGATCAAAAACAATTCTCTTAATAAGCGCTGCGATGTTATTGGGATATTGGGGAGTCATGAGCTGGTTTGGAGATTATACATTAGAGGGAAATGCAGCTACAAAGCTTGATAACTTTTTAATGAACGCCAAAAATCTATATAAAGGGTATGGAATACCATTTGATCCTGAAGGTGTACTAAGTACAATACCCGCTGTGGTAAATGTAATATTGGGGTATTTTGCGGGATTATTTATACAGAAAAAAGGGAATAATAAAAGTACCGCATTTAATTTAATAGGAACAGGAGTTATTTTGTTGTTGGCAGCGAGTGCATGGAATTTAGTATTCCCTATAAACAAACCAATCTGGACAAGCTCTTACGTTTTGTACACTGTAGGCTGGGACTTGATACTCCTAGCTGCCTTGATATTAATAATTGAAGTATGGCATATTAAAAAATGGACCTATTTCTTCGAGGTATTTGGTAAAAACCCTTTATTTATATATGCACTATCCGGAATATTTGTAAAACTTATGCATACTATATATATAGGAGGTGAAAATATTCATAAACTGATTTTCGATGGTTTTTTCATGAACCTGCTGAACCCCTTAAACGCATCTCTTGGTTTTGCTATTAGCTATATGCTCTTCTTATGGTTAATCGGACTCTATATGGATAAGAAAAAGATATACGTAAAAGTTTAA
- a CDS encoding ROK family transcriptional regulator: protein MFGTTKKNAKLYFEIIQNLYYKNKLSSVELSSITNRSIPLITKSINTLIELGYIEESGYAPSSGGRRPLIYKLNREKLFIVTVAVDQLNTRIGIVNLDNEYKASVQVFPLQLENNPNSLESLTHIISDYIGNSGIEKNKIIGIGIGMPGFIDTTLGLNYTYFNNSKQSIPKYISKKIGLPAFIDNDSSLVALSELKFGKALDIKDALVINYGWGIGLGLIINRQLYRGNNGFAGELSHISVSEEGKLCSCGKQGCLEKEASLLAISENAMEGLNAGKKSRLKYDDKTERIAFSDRIMEEALKGDKFAIELLSEAAFKLGKGISILIHILNPKTIILGGKIAKVGHLMTPAIQQALNQNCISRLFNETDILISDLGFDAELIGAAVLVMESYNAS from the coding sequence ATGTTTGGCACTACAAAAAAGAATGCAAAACTTTATTTTGAAATCATTCAGAACTTATACTATAAAAATAAACTTTCCAGCGTAGAGCTTAGCAGCATAACAAACAGAAGCATTCCGTTGATAACCAAATCAATAAATACATTAATCGAATTAGGATATATAGAAGAGAGCGGTTATGCTCCTTCCAGTGGAGGAAGAAGACCATTAATTTATAAGCTTAACAGGGAAAAGCTTTTTATAGTAACGGTAGCAGTAGATCAGCTGAATACCAGGATTGGTATAGTGAATTTAGATAATGAGTACAAGGCTTCTGTTCAGGTATTTCCTCTCCAATTGGAAAATAACCCAAACTCGCTGGAGAGTCTTACTCATATTATTTCAGATTATATAGGAAATTCGGGAATAGAGAAAAATAAGATTATTGGGATTGGAATTGGAATGCCAGGCTTTATTGATACTACTTTGGGATTGAACTATACTTACTTTAATAATAGCAAACAAAGTATTCCTAAATACATAAGTAAAAAAATAGGCTTGCCCGCCTTTATCGACAATGATTCGAGTTTGGTTGCGCTTTCGGAACTGAAATTCGGTAAGGCATTAGATATCAAGGATGCTTTGGTTATAAACTACGGTTGGGGAATTGGCTTGGGACTGATTATTAATAGGCAGCTGTATCGCGGAAACAATGGATTCGCAGGGGAACTAAGTCATATTTCGGTTTCTGAAGAAGGAAAGCTCTGCTCCTGCGGAAAACAAGGCTGTCTCGAAAAGGAAGCTTCCCTACTGGCTATTTCCGAAAATGCTATGGAAGGATTGAATGCTGGCAAAAAAAGCAGATTAAAGTATGACGATAAAACCGAGAGAATCGCTTTTAGTGACAGAATTATGGAAGAAGCACTGAAAGGTGATAAGTTTGCTATCGAACTGCTTTCTGAGGCGGCATTTAAGTTGGGTAAAGGAATTTCAATTCTAATTCATATCCTGAATCCAAAAACGATAATCCTGGGAGGTAAAATAGCAAAAGTTGGTCATTTAATGACTCCTGCAATCCAACAGGCACTAAACCAAAATTGCATATCCCGTTTATTTAACGAAACTGATATATTAATTTCTGATTTAGGATTTGACGCCGAGTTGATTGGAGCTGCTGTTCTTGTGATGGAAAGTTATAATGCAAGCTAA
- a CDS encoding N-acetylglucosamine kinase, whose translation MILIADSGSTKTSWCLLKQGEEPLKFNSEGYNPYYVGADYIEQSVRASLPELVSATEINEVYFYGAGCSADKSPVVVEALKKVFVNAGIVEVESDLLAAAKSVLGDSEGFVGILGTGTNSCIYDGKKITDQVDSLGFILGDEGSGAYLGKSVLIAYVRGYMPADLKSKFDKEFNLSSAEIISKIYTEPLPNRFSATFSKFVGDNIDHLFIQQLVKKSFRDFFTNIVSYYPHFSKYSFNCVGSVAYTYLPYLEEVASEFNMSIGQIIRNPLSGLVKYHDRQCC comes from the coding sequence ATGATATTAATAGCTGATAGCGGGTCTACAAAAACGAGTTGGTGCTTGTTAAAACAAGGTGAAGAACCTTTGAAATTTAATAGCGAAGGCTATAACCCTTATTATGTAGGCGCAGATTACATAGAACAATCTGTAAGAGCAAGTTTGCCCGAGTTGGTTTCCGCGACAGAAATAAATGAAGTTTATTTTTATGGAGCAGGCTGCAGCGCAGACAAAAGTCCCGTTGTAGTAGAGGCCCTAAAAAAGGTTTTTGTAAACGCGGGTATAGTAGAAGTAGAATCTGATTTACTGGCAGCAGCTAAGTCTGTTTTAGGGGATAGCGAAGGTTTTGTGGGTATATTGGGTACCGGAACTAACAGTTGTATCTATGACGGCAAGAAAATAACTGATCAGGTAGATTCTTTAGGCTTTATTTTGGGAGATGAAGGGAGTGGGGCTTACTTAGGAAAAAGTGTATTGATAGCTTATGTCAGAGGATATATGCCTGCTGATCTAAAATCCAAATTCGATAAGGAATTTAATCTATCCTCAGCTGAAATAATCAGTAAGATATATACCGAGCCGTTGCCTAATCGATTCAGTGCCACGTTCAGCAAATTTGTAGGAGATAATATCGATCACCTATTTATTCAACAATTGGTAAAGAAATCTTTCAGAGATTTTTTTACAAATATTGTGTCCTATTATCCTCACTTCAGTAAATATTCTTTCAATTGTGTAGGATCTGTAGCTTATACTTATTTGCCTTATTTAGAAGAAGTAGCGAGCGAATTTAATATGTCCATCGGACAGATCATAAGAAATCCACTAAGTGGTTTGGTTAAGTATCATGATCGCCAGTGCTGTTAA
- a CDS encoding histidine phosphatase family protein encodes MDIYLLSHTEVYNPNQVLLGQSDLPLEENFTNTFSWLSDILSPLGEPITYITNSSRRCIKLASSISKDKYIVDDNFSEINLGDFELYSASKISKNEYLDYIEKGFPNGENINDVKKRIRKGLKKIASRSGSYVVITSPNIIRFIILQCLKVSLKNIGVLEIDHGSISKLKYDNKSNTFLISFININKNNIK; translated from the coding sequence ATGGATATTTATCTATTATCGCATACCGAGGTATATAATCCTAATCAGGTACTCTTGGGCCAAAGCGATCTTCCGTTGGAGGAGAACTTCACCAATACGTTTTCCTGGCTGTCGGATATCCTCTCTCCTTTGGGAGAACCAATAACATATATCACAAATTCTTCAAGGAGATGCATTAAACTAGCTTCATCTATCAGTAAAGACAAGTATATTGTGGATGATAATTTTTCAGAAATTAATCTGGGAGATTTTGAACTATACTCCGCCAGTAAGATATCAAAAAATGAATATCTCGATTATATTGAAAAAGGATTTCCTAACGGGGAAAATATAAACGATGTAAAAAAAAGAATTCGTAAAGGGCTAAAGAAAATTGCTTCGCGCTCCGGGTCTTATGTCGTAATCACCAGTCCCAATATTATCAGATTTATTATTCTGCAATGTTTGAAAGTATCCCTTAAGAACATTGGGGTTTTAGAAATAGACCATGGAAGTATATCTAAGCTGAAATATGACAATAAATCTAATACCTTTTTAATTTCATTTATCAACATCAATAAAAATAATATCAAATAA
- a CDS encoding S46 family peptidase, translating into MQFKKFFAITSCLSFIAVSGFSSNKLDEGMFPLSELSKLDLAKSGLLIPQKEIFNPDSISLIDALVNVGGCTGSFVSGQGLIITNHHCAFSAVQEASTKDKDYLKNGFVANAKEQEIEAKGLTARITQSYQDVSQEILAATTGIKDYNQRLNAIKNKIKEIEKRAENEDPGIKAEISEMFIGRTYVLFRYKIIKDVRLVYIPQQNIGEFGGETDNWVWPRHTGDFSFMRAYVAPDGSSATYSKDNVPYEPKKFIKINPEGIKENDFAFILGYPGKTFRHRPAQYISYQQQFLLPYVSELYGFQNAQMLKVGKEKGRNVELSLSTRIKRNANVMKNYQGKLKGLGNIDLLTQKRKEDENLAQYINGNKVLKAQYGNLMRDIEALYREINTNAYTDLWFEQIYRSTSLLRLAQKVNSFKRDIEVLPIDKRNSFYEKNVDSVKNDLDEIYKSYDYEVDRALFLNMLERATKLPSNQKLRFIESKLTGFNQLEDAERFINNVFSYTRIKDKNSLFSGVFRDANSLVSYNDALLDFEAELKTASDFNKNAVERRDATLNKLMADYVTVKEKYQNASFVPDANSTIRLTYGNILGYSPVDASYMKPFSSLKGIIEKGRSGLEDFEYNPKIKELWENGDFGNYKMDELNSVPVCFLYNMDTTGGNSGSPIFNAKGELIGVNFDRTYEATINDFAWSPDYSRSIGVDIRYVLWVAEKIDKANAVLEELGI; encoded by the coding sequence ATGCAGTTTAAGAAGTTTTTTGCTATTACATCATGTTTGTCATTTATCGCTGTTAGTGGTTTTAGTTCCAATAAATTGGATGAAGGGATGTTCCCGCTTAGTGAATTATCCAAATTAGATCTTGCAAAATCCGGTTTATTGATACCGCAAAAAGAAATATTCAATCCGGATAGTATTAGCCTGATTGATGCCCTGGTGAATGTGGGCGGTTGTACAGGTTCATTTGTGTCTGGTCAGGGATTAATTATCACCAATCACCATTGTGCTTTTTCAGCAGTTCAGGAGGCCAGTACAAAGGATAAAGATTATTTGAAAAACGGTTTTGTGGCTAACGCGAAAGAACAGGAAATAGAAGCAAAAGGCCTTACTGCGAGAATCACTCAATCTTATCAGGATGTTTCTCAGGAGATACTGGCTGCAACCACTGGGATAAAAGATTATAATCAGCGTCTTAATGCTATTAAAAATAAGATTAAAGAGATAGAAAAACGGGCTGAAAATGAAGATCCGGGTATTAAGGCCGAAATTTCTGAAATGTTTATAGGTAGAACCTATGTGCTGTTCAGATACAAAATTATTAAAGATGTCCGTCTGGTATATATCCCTCAACAAAATATAGGGGAATTTGGCGGGGAAACTGATAACTGGGTTTGGCCAAGGCATACAGGCGATTTCTCTTTTATGAGAGCTTATGTGGCTCCAGACGGTTCTTCTGCTACCTATTCGAAAGATAATGTTCCTTATGAGCCAAAAAAGTTTATTAAGATAAATCCTGAAGGGATAAAGGAAAATGATTTTGCATTTATACTGGGATATCCGGGTAAAACTTTCAGACATAGACCGGCTCAGTATATCTCTTATCAGCAGCAGTTTTTGCTTCCTTACGTGTCTGAATTATACGGATTCCAAAATGCACAAATGCTTAAAGTTGGCAAAGAAAAAGGTCGCAATGTTGAGCTTTCACTTTCGACCAGAATTAAACGAAACGCGAATGTGATGAAAAACTATCAAGGGAAACTTAAAGGTTTGGGCAATATCGATTTGTTAACACAAAAACGCAAAGAGGATGAAAATCTAGCACAGTATATCAATGGGAATAAAGTGCTGAAAGCCCAGTATGGTAATTTAATGCGTGATATCGAAGCTCTTTACCGGGAGATTAATACAAATGCATATACTGATCTTTGGTTCGAGCAGATTTACAGATCTACAAGTCTTCTGAGGCTGGCTCAAAAAGTAAATAGCTTTAAAAGGGATATTGAAGTTTTACCAATTGACAAAAGGAATAGTTTCTATGAAAAAAACGTGGATTCGGTAAAGAATGATTTAGATGAGATTTATAAATCTTACGATTATGAGGTTGACAGGGCATTATTCCTGAATATGCTTGAAAGGGCTACAAAACTACCAAGCAATCAAAAGCTAAGGTTTATAGAAAGCAAACTTACGGGATTTAATCAGCTGGAGGATGCTGAAAGGTTTATTAATAATGTTTTTTCTTACACCAGGATAAAGGACAAGAACAGTCTGTTTTCCGGCGTTTTCAGAGATGCAAATTCGCTGGTTTCTTATAACGATGCGCTGTTAGATTTCGAAGCGGAGCTAAAAACTGCAAGTGACTTTAATAAAAATGCAGTAGAGCGCAGGGACGCTACTTTAAATAAACTCATGGCTGATTATGTAACTGTCAAGGAAAAATATCAGAATGCATCTTTCGTACCTGACGCAAATAGTACTATACGACTAACTTATGGAAATATTTTAGGCTACTCTCCTGTTGATGCTTCTTATATGAAACCTTTTTCTTCTTTAAAAGGGATTATAGAAAAAGGCAGATCAGGGTTGGAAGATTTTGAGTATAACCCCAAAATAAAGGAACTTTGGGAGAACGGCGACTTTGGAAATTATAAAATGGATGAGCTTAATAGTGTTCCTGTATGTTTCCTTTATAACATGGATACCACCGGAGGTAATTCTGGATCTCCAATTTTTAATGCAAAGGGTGAATTAATAGGTGTCAATTTCGACCGGACCTACGAAGCTACTATAAATGATTTTGCATGGAGTCCAGATTATAGCAGGTCTATTGGGGTAGATATAAGATATGTTCTTTGGGTAGCAGAAAAGATAGACAAGGCTAATGCTGTTTTGGAAGAACTTGGAATTTAA
- a CDS encoding IS3 family transposase translates to MKEIYHEISLTTICALFGKSRQGWYQLAENKGQKQLQRTLVIEQVRQIKSELPHIGGLKMHSMLQKFLSAHQISMGRDAFFCLLKENNLLVKPRRLYARTTNSFHHFKKWPDLVQRRKAIMAEEIWVSDITYLKTKKGFIYLSLITDAYSRKIVGYNLSRNLKAEGCIKAFQMALKSRLYPKRPLIHHSDRGIQYCCDDYVQLLISQNVQISMTQNGSPYDNAIAERVNGILKQEFNLYQSFDSYQKAKDAVENAIISYNQIRPHFSCQLQTPQAKHASSNAW, encoded by the coding sequence ATGAAAGAAATATATCATGAAATTTCCCTAACAACAATTTGTGCTTTGTTTGGTAAAAGTCGTCAAGGTTGGTATCAGCTAGCTGAAAATAAGGGACAGAAACAACTACAAAGAACTTTAGTGATAGAACAGGTTCGACAAATAAAAAGTGAATTGCCCCACATCGGCGGCCTTAAGATGCACTCCATGCTGCAAAAATTCCTATCTGCTCATCAGATTTCGATGGGAAGAGATGCTTTTTTCTGCTTATTAAAGGAAAATAATTTGCTGGTTAAGCCCCGGAGATTATATGCCAGAACGACCAATTCCTTTCATCATTTTAAGAAATGGCCGGATCTGGTGCAAAGACGTAAAGCTATAATGGCAGAAGAAATATGGGTGAGCGATATTACCTATTTAAAAACAAAAAAAGGTTTTATCTATCTTAGTTTGATTACAGATGCTTATTCAAGAAAAATTGTAGGTTATAACTTAAGTCGAAACTTAAAAGCAGAAGGATGCATAAAAGCATTTCAGATGGCGTTAAAATCAAGATTATACCCCAAAAGACCTCTTATTCATCACTCTGACAGGGGAATTCAATACTGCTGTGACGATTATGTCCAATTATTGATCAGCCAAAATGTACAAATTAGCATGACGCAAAATGGAAGCCCTTATGATAATGCTATCGCAGAGCGGGTGAATGGTATTTTAAAACAAGAATTTAATCTATACCAATCTTTTGACTCATACCAAAAAGCTAAAGATGCAGTAGAAAACGCAATTATCAGTTATAACCAGATCAGACCCCACTTCTCTTGCCAGCTTCAAACACCACAAGCAAAACATGCATCAAGTAATGCATGGTAA